CGAGGAGGAGCTAAGCAAGGTCGCCGCAGATCAGTCGCAACATAAGATAATGTAGTACAGACCGCCACGCGGACAGCCCCACCAGTTCGCCCATTTATCGTCATGAGACAATCTAGTAGGAGGTAAGCACCTAGACGCTTGCCTCCTATTTTTTGTATTTATCCCCCTCAACTATCAGCAGGGCTACATGAGAGCGGAAAGGCTCTCGATAAACTGCTTATTTGCTCTGTATCAAGTGGTAAGTAGTGCCTACTCCTTGCTAGTCTATTTGGGGTAACTTGTCATCCGAATCGGTCAGTTCGCTCATTTTGTGAAGATTTTTGCCAAGAGCACTTGTCAATTGGAGAAGTTTGCGTACCTTTGTCGTACCAAGATATAGGTATCTAGTCCAAGCATCAAGATAAAGTAGTGGAGGCACTCTATAGAACACACGACTACCTGCTGCGCAACCTGAGCAATCCGATACAGCGCAGCCTCTTTGGCGAGATTGATTTCTCCGCCCCGCTCATCGGCATCTATGGCTGTCGTGGTGTGGGCAAGACAACCTTCCTGCTAGACTACGCTGCGAGGACTTTTGGGTCGCTCAATAGAAAGTGTCTCTATGTCAATCTCAACAACTTCCTCTTTACGAGTGAGACGCTTGTAGACTTTGCTAAGACCTTTTACGACCATGGCGGGCGGCATCTGCTGCTAGACCAGATCTATAAGTACCCCTCGTGGCACGAAGATCTGCTAGCGTGCATGCGCTTGATGCCGGATCTGCAGATTATCTACACCACCTCGATCGTACAATACGACTCGGCACTCCCCATCGAGGAGCAGCTGCCAGGAGCTGTCTACCGACTAGACGGCTTCTCGCTCCGTGAGTTCATACAGCTCAAGACGGGGCTTAACCTCCCGCAGGTCACGCTCGAGGAGATACTGAAGGATCACGAGACCATCTCTCGCGAGATCATGGGGATGGTCAATCCGCTCAACTACTTGGCGGACTACACGCACCACGGCTACTACCCCTTCTTCCTCGAGGATCGCAACTACTCGGAGAATCTACTGAAGAATATCAACATGATGCTGGAGGTCGATGTGAGCTTCCTACGCAACCTCGACCAGCGTCTCCTACCCAAGCTACGCAGGCTACTCTACGAGCTGGGGCGCACGGCACCTACCTCGCCCAATATCTCGCAACTCTCGCAGATGATCAGTGCCTCACGCGCTACCATCTCCAACTATATGCACATCCTCTCCGACGCAGGTCTCGTCACGCAGCTATACCGTGTAGGCTCTGAGGCGACCACCCGTAAGCCGGCTATGTGCTATCTGCAAAACACCAATATAGGCTACGCCCTCGTCCCCGAGCCAGTGACCAGTCCTGAGCTTTACTCCACCTTCTTCCTGACGCACCTACATCATGCACACCAAGTCAATGCAGGGGGGCGGGCACAGGTACACTTCGTACTGGACGAGACTTATGAATTTCGCATTGATAAGGAGCTGGGCGGGCGCTATCGTCCCGACCGCTACTACGCAGTGCAAGGCATCCCCATGGGGCATGACAATGTCATCCCGCTATGGCTCTTCGGCTTTATCTACTAAAGCAACATACTAACAACAACACACAAGGAATATCAATACATAGAAATGGCTAATCCAACTAAAAAGACAATGACCTGTGACGGCAACCAAGCGGCCGCACATGTCGCCTACATGTTTAGCGAGGTAGCTGCTATCTACCCTATCACCCCCTCCTCCACGATGGCGGAGTATGTCGATGAGTGGGCAGCTGCAAAGCGTAAGAACATCTTCGGAGAGATCGTCGAGGTACAGGAGATGCAGAGCGAGGCTGGTGCTGCTGGCGCTATGCACGGTGCTCTACAGGCTGGTGCTCTCGGTGTCACCTTTACCGCTTCTCAGGGACTACTCCTGATGCTTCCTAATATGTACAAAGTGGCTGGTGAGCTACTCCCAGGCGTCTACCACGTCGCTGCTCGTACGATTGCATCGCAAGCACTCTCTATCTTCGGTGATCACCAGGACGTGATGAGTGCTCGTATGACGGGTCTCGCACAGCTCTGCACGGGCTCTGTACAGGAGGTCATGGACCTCGCTGCTGTAGCCCACCTCACAGCTATCAAGAGCCGCATACCTTTCATACACTTCTTCGATGGCTTCCGCACATCACACGAGATCCAGAAGATCGAGTACCTCTCTAACGAGGACCTCGAGCCACTCATCGACCAGAAGGCTCTGCGTCAGTTCCGTGAGCGTGCACTCAGTGCGCATGCTCCAGTAGTACGTGGTACTGCTCAGAACGGCGACATCTTCTTCCAGGCTCGTGAGGCTTCCAACCCCTTCTACGATGCAGTCCCCGCTATCGTACAGGACTATATGGATCAGCTAGCTAAGATCACGGGACGTCACTACCACCTCTTCGACTACTACGGAGATCCCGAGGCTGAGCATGTTGTTATCGCTATGGGCTCTGCCACAGAGGCCATCCGCGAGTCTATCGACTACCTACGCGCTCAGGGCAAGAAGGTAGGACTGGTAGCCGTACACCTCTATCGTCCATTTAGCGTAGAGCACTTCCTCGGTGCACTGCCTAAGAGCGTCAAGCGTATCGCTGTCCTCGACCGCACTAAGGAGCCAGGAGCTGCTGGCGATCCGCTTTACCTCGATGTCAAGAACGCTCTCTACACACAGCCCAAT
The sequence above is a segment of the Porphyromonas vaginalis genome. Coding sequences within it:
- a CDS encoding AAA family ATPase, which gives rise to MEALYRTHDYLLRNLSNPIQRSLFGEIDFSAPLIGIYGCRGVGKTTFLLDYAARTFGSLNRKCLYVNLNNFLFTSETLVDFAKTFYDHGGRHLLLDQIYKYPSWHEDLLACMRLMPDLQIIYTTSIVQYDSALPIEEQLPGAVYRLDGFSLREFIQLKTGLNLPQVTLEEILKDHETISREIMGMVNPLNYLADYTHHGYYPFFLEDRNYSENLLKNINMMLEVDVSFLRNLDQRLLPKLRRLLYELGRTAPTSPNISQLSQMISASRATISNYMHILSDAGLVTQLYRVGSEATTRKPAMCYLQNTNIGYALVPEPVTSPELYSTFFLTHLHHAHQVNAGGRAQVHFVLDETYEFRIDKELGGRYRPDRYYAVQGIPMGHDNVIPLWLFGFIY